The Streptomyces sp. NBC_01268 genome window below encodes:
- the hisC gene encoding histidinol-phosphate transaminase, producing the protein MSETSGTSTGSPKLRAELDGIPTYKPGKPAAAGGPVAFKLSSNENPYPPLPGVMESTLAAAATFNRYPDMACTGLMNELADRFGVPVSHIATGTGSVGVAQSLIQSTAGPGDEVMYAWRSFEAYPIITQISGATSVQVPLTDGDVHDLDAMAEAITERTRLIFVCNPNNPTGTAVRRAELERFLDRVPSDILVVIDEAYREFVRDTEVPDGVELYRDRPNVAVLRTFSKAYGLAGLRVGFAIAHEPVAAALRKTAVPFGVSQLAQDAAVASLRAEDELLGRVGSLVAERARVHAGLVAQGWTVPDTQANFVWLRLGERTMDFAAECERHGVVVRPFAGEGVRVTIGETEANDLFLKAAEGFRQEG; encoded by the coding sequence TGAGCGAGACCAGCGGGACGAGCACCGGCAGCCCGAAGCTGCGCGCCGAGCTGGACGGCATCCCCACCTACAAGCCGGGCAAGCCGGCCGCCGCGGGCGGACCGGTCGCCTTCAAGCTCTCGTCGAACGAGAACCCCTACCCGCCGCTGCCGGGGGTCATGGAGAGCACGCTGGCCGCGGCCGCGACCTTCAACCGCTACCCGGACATGGCGTGCACGGGGCTGATGAACGAGCTGGCCGACCGCTTCGGCGTCCCGGTCTCGCACATCGCCACCGGCACCGGCTCGGTCGGCGTCGCCCAGTCGCTGATCCAGTCGACCGCGGGCCCGGGCGACGAGGTCATGTACGCCTGGCGCTCCTTCGAGGCGTACCCGATCATCACGCAGATCAGCGGGGCGACCTCGGTGCAGGTGCCGCTCACCGACGGCGATGTGCACGACCTCGACGCGATGGCCGAGGCGATCACCGAGCGGACTCGGCTGATCTTCGTCTGCAACCCCAACAACCCCACGGGCACCGCGGTGCGCCGTGCCGAGCTGGAGCGCTTCCTGGACCGGGTGCCCTCCGACATCCTCGTGGTGATCGACGAGGCGTACCGCGAGTTCGTCCGCGACACCGAGGTCCCGGACGGCGTGGAGCTCTACCGCGACCGGCCGAACGTGGCGGTGCTGCGGACCTTCTCGAAGGCGTACGGCCTGGCCGGGCTGCGGGTCGGTTTCGCGATCGCCCACGAGCCGGTGGCCGCGGCGCTGCGCAAGACGGCGGTGCCGTTCGGCGTCAGCCAGCTCGCGCAGGACGCGGCGGTGGCCTCGCTGCGGGCGGAGGACGAGCTGCTCGGGCGGGTCGGCTCGCTGGTCGCCGAGCGCGCGCGGGTCCATGCGGGGCTCGTGGCCCAGGGCTGGACCGTGCCGGACACCCAGGCGAACTTCGTCTGGCTGCGGCTCGGCGAGCGGACCATGGACTTCGCGGCGGAGTGCGAGCGGCACGGCGTGGTGGTGCGTCCGTTCGCGGGCGAGGGCGTCCGCGTCACGATCGGTGAGACCGAGGCGAACGACCTGTTCCTGAAGGCGGCGGAGGGCTTCCGCCAGGAGGGCTGA
- a CDS encoding cyclophilin-like fold protein — translation MTLRIRISWPAGHTTATIDETPTSKALMGALPIVSTARTWGEEVYFVTPVSVPVESGARQVVAPGTVAFWTEGDALALPYGPTPISLGDEPRLAGPCNILGALDGDPRILATVRDGDVIRVEAAGS, via the coding sequence ATGACCCTTCGGATACGCATCTCCTGGCCCGCCGGCCACACCACCGCCACCATCGACGAAACCCCCACGAGCAAGGCGCTCATGGGGGCTCTTCCGATCGTCTCCACCGCACGGACCTGGGGCGAGGAGGTCTACTTCGTCACACCCGTCTCCGTCCCCGTCGAGTCCGGCGCCCGACAGGTGGTCGCACCGGGCACGGTGGCCTTCTGGACCGAGGGCGACGCACTCGCCCTCCCCTACGGCCCGACCCCCATCTCGCTCGGGGACGAGCCGCGGCTCGCCGGCCCGTGCAACATCCTGGGCGCGCTGGACGGGGATCCCCGGATCCTCGCCACCGTGCGGGACGGCGACGTGATCCGGGTCGAGGCGGCCGGCAGCTGA
- a CDS encoding cytochrome ubiquinol oxidase subunit I, with protein sequence MDLALAPETLARWQFGITTVYHFLFVPLTISLAALTAGLQTAWVRTENEKYLRATKFWGKLFLINIAMGVVTGIVQEFQFGMNWSDYSRFVGDIFGAPLAFEALIAFFFESTFIGLWIFGWDKLPKKIHLACIWMVSIGTVLSAYFILAANSWMQHPVGYRINPERGRAELTDFWQVLTQNTALTQFFHTITAAFLVGGAFMVGISAFHLARKRHIAVMRTSLRVGLITLIIAGLGTAISGDLLGKVMFKQQPMKMAAAEALWDGEAPAPFSVFAYGDVEKGHNTVAIEIPGLLSFLANDDFSSYVPGINDVNKAEQEKFGPGDYRPNIPVAYWGFRWMIGFGMASLAIGVVGLWLTRKKFMLAPGLRTGDDEVPNLVLFKRKALSPRLGKWYWIIALWTMAFPLIANSWGWIFTEMGRQPWVVYGVLRTRDAVSPGVSTAEVLTSMIAFTLLYAVLAVIEVKLLVKYVKAGPPELTEDDLNPPTKIGGDRDPDRPMAFSY encoded by the coding sequence GTGGACCTAGCTTTGGCGCCGGAGACGCTGGCGCGCTGGCAGTTCGGCATCACCACCGTCTACCACTTTCTCTTCGTCCCGCTGACGATCTCCCTCGCCGCCCTCACGGCCGGTCTCCAGACGGCCTGGGTGCGCACCGAGAACGAGAAGTACCTCAGGGCGACGAAGTTCTGGGGCAAGCTCTTCCTGATCAACATCGCCATGGGTGTCGTCACCGGCATCGTGCAGGAGTTCCAGTTCGGCATGAACTGGTCGGACTACTCCCGCTTCGTCGGTGACATCTTCGGAGCGCCCCTCGCCTTCGAGGCCCTGATCGCGTTCTTCTTCGAGTCCACCTTCATCGGCCTGTGGATCTTCGGCTGGGACAAGCTGCCGAAGAAGATCCACCTCGCCTGCATCTGGATGGTGTCGATCGGCACGGTCCTGTCCGCGTACTTCATCCTCGCGGCCAACTCCTGGATGCAGCACCCGGTGGGCTACCGGATCAATCCCGAGCGGGGACGGGCCGAGCTCACCGACTTCTGGCAGGTGCTCACCCAGAACACCGCGCTCACCCAGTTCTTCCACACCATCACGGCGGCCTTCCTGGTCGGCGGCGCGTTCATGGTGGGCATCTCCGCCTTCCACCTGGCGCGCAAGCGCCACATCGCCGTGATGCGGACCTCGCTGCGGGTCGGCCTGATCACCCTGATCATCGCGGGCCTCGGCACCGCGATCAGCGGTGACCTGCTCGGCAAGGTCATGTTCAAGCAGCAGCCCATGAAGATGGCCGCGGCCGAGGCGCTCTGGGACGGCGAGGCGCCCGCACCCTTCTCCGTGTTCGCCTACGGCGACGTCGAGAAGGGCCACAACACGGTCGCCATCGAGATCCCGGGCCTGCTGTCGTTCCTCGCGAACGACGACTTCAGCTCGTACGTCCCGGGCATCAACGACGTCAACAAGGCCGAGCAGGAGAAGTTCGGCCCCGGCGACTACCGGCCGAACATCCCCGTCGCCTACTGGGGCTTCCGCTGGATGATCGGCTTCGGCATGGCCTCGCTGGCCATCGGGGTCGTGGGCCTCTGGCTGACCCGCAAGAAGTTCATGCTGGCGCCGGGGCTGCGGACCGGTGATGACGAGGTGCCCAATCTGGTGCTGTTCAAGCGGAAGGCGCTCAGCCCCCGCCTGGGCAAGTGGTACTGGATCATCGCCCTGTGGACCATGGCCTTCCCGCTGATCGCCAACTCCTGGGGCTGGATCTTCACCGAGATGGGCCGCCAGCCGTGGGTCGTCTACGGCGTGCTGCGCACCCGTGACGCCGTCTCCCCCGGGGTCTCCACGGCCGAGGTGCTCACGTCGATGATCGCCTTCACCCTCCTCTACGCCGTGCTCGCCGTGATCGAGGTGAAGCTGCTCGTCAAGTACGTCAAGGCCGGCCCGCCCGAGCTCACCGAGGACGACCTCAACCCGCCCACCAAGATCGGCGGGGACCGCGACCCCGACCGGCCCATGGCCTTCTCGTACTGA
- the cydB gene encoding cytochrome d ubiquinol oxidase subunit II has protein sequence MELHDVWFVLIAVLWIGYFFLEGFDFGIGVLTKLLARDRTEKRVLINTIGPVWDGNEVWLLTAGGATFAAFPEWYATLFSGFYLPLLIILLCLIVRGVAFEYRAKRPEEKWQRNWEQAIFWTSLVPAFLWGVAFGNIVRGVKIDREMEYVGTFWDLLNPYALLGGAVTLTLFTFHGAVFASLKTLGDIRTRARALALKLGLVTAVLALVFLIWTQVDKGDGWSLLALVIAAVCLVGAIGAIKVGREGWSFALSGITIAAAVAMLFLALFPNVMPSSLDPAWSLTVTNASSSPYTLKIMTWCAAIATPLVLLYQSWTYWVFRKRIGTQNIAQAH, from the coding sequence ATGGAACTCCACGACGTCTGGTTCGTACTCATCGCCGTCCTCTGGATCGGCTACTTCTTCCTCGAAGGATTCGACTTCGGGATCGGAGTCCTGACCAAGCTGCTCGCGCGCGACCGCACCGAGAAGCGGGTCCTCATCAACACCATCGGTCCCGTCTGGGACGGCAACGAGGTGTGGCTGCTGACGGCCGGCGGGGCGACCTTCGCCGCCTTCCCCGAGTGGTACGCGACGCTCTTCTCGGGCTTCTACCTGCCGCTGCTGATCATCCTGCTCTGCCTGATCGTGCGGGGTGTCGCCTTCGAGTACCGGGCGAAGCGGCCCGAGGAGAAGTGGCAGCGCAACTGGGAGCAGGCCATCTTCTGGACCTCCCTGGTCCCCGCGTTCCTGTGGGGCGTGGCCTTCGGCAACATCGTGCGCGGCGTGAAGATCGACCGCGAGATGGAGTACGTGGGCACCTTCTGGGACCTGCTCAACCCGTACGCCCTGCTCGGCGGAGCGGTCACGCTCACCCTGTTCACCTTCCACGGGGCCGTCTTCGCCTCGCTCAAGACGCTCGGTGACATCCGTACCCGGGCCCGGGCGCTCGCGCTCAAGCTGGGTCTGGTCACCGCGGTGCTCGCGCTCGTCTTCCTCATCTGGACCCAGGTGGACAAGGGTGACGGCTGGAGCCTGCTGGCGCTGGTGATCGCGGCGGTGTGCCTGGTCGGGGCGATCGGGGCGATCAAGGTCGGGCGCGAGGGCTGGTCGTTCGCGCTCTCGGGGATCACGATCGCCGCCGCGGTGGCGATGCTCTTCCTGGCACTGTTCCCGAACGTCATGCCCTCCTCGCTCGACCCCGCGTGGAGCCTCACGGTCACCAACGCGTCGTCGAGCCCGTACACGCTCAAGATCATGACCTGGTGCGCGGCCATCGCGACCCCGCTCGTGCTGCTCTACCAGAGCTGGACCTACTGGGTGTTCCGCAAGCGGATCGGCACGCAGAACATCGCCCAGGCCCACTAG
- the cydD gene encoding thiol reductant ABC exporter subunit CydD translates to MKPIDPRLLHHARATRVFLTAVVGLGLVGAVLVVAQAMLVAELVVGAFQKGLSVSGLTTPLLLLAGVAAGRGLVAWLTELAAHRASAAVKSELRGRLLRHAARLGPGWLSGQKAGSLAALATRGVDALDDYFARYLPQLGLAVVVPVAVLARIVTEDWVSAAIIVVTLPLIPVFMILIGWYTQARMDRQWKLLSRLSGHFLDVVAGLPTLKVFGRAKAQAENIRSITADYRRATMRTLRIAFLSSFALELLATLSVALVAVTIGMRLVHGDLDLYTGLVILILAPEAYLPLRQVGAQYHAAAEGLAAAEEIFEVLESPVPDAGTGPVPASVRLELDRVTVRHAGRAEPSLDAASLTVAPGETVALVGPSGAGKSTLLDVVLGFVTPEEGGSVRVDGTELASLDLEEWRSRIAWVPQRPYLFAGTIAENVRLARPDAPDEAVRRALRDAGAEEFVAELPEGTETLLGEDGAGLSAGQRQRLALARAFLADRPLLLLDEPTAALDGATEAAVVDAVRRLAEGRTVLLVVHRPALLAVADRVVRIEGAPAADEAAAPDSPVAAARLTDDLGEPFPSRAGDAAEEDAPGGREPGGADGSPARSVLGRVRAMAGELRGRMALALLLGSLALGSAVGLMAVSGWLISRASEQPPVLYLMVAVTATRAFGIGRAVFRYAERIVSHDAVLRMLADLRVAVYRRLERIAPAGLRRTRGGDLLARLVQDVDALQDYWLRWLLPAGAALVVGAGSVGFTAWLLPEAGAVLAAGLLLAGVGVPLIGGALARRAERQLAPARGTLTTAVVDLLRGCAELTVAGALKDRVERAGAADRTLTGISSRQSAATALSAGLSALICGLTVAGAALVGVQAVRDGRLEGVALAVVVLTPLAAFEAVTGLPLAVQYRQRVRRSAERVFDVLDAPVPVHEPEVPAAPPADPFPLELAGLTARHAGQDRPALDAFALTLEAGRRVAVVGASGSGKTTLAQVLLRFLDAESGTYRLGGTEADALDGDEVRRFVGLCAQDAHIFDSTIRENLRLARTGASDDELRGALGRARLLEWVDGLPDGLDTLVGEHGSRLSGGQRQRLALARALLADFPVLVLDEPAEHLDLATADALTDDLLRETEGRTTVLITHRLHGLEAVDEVLVLDRGRTVQRGAYAELAAADGPLRRMLERERESDLLPVSGHTPTFLAK, encoded by the coding sequence GTGAAACCGATCGATCCGAGGCTGCTCCACCACGCCCGCGCGACCCGGGTCTTCCTCACGGCGGTGGTCGGGCTCGGCCTCGTCGGGGCGGTGCTGGTCGTCGCCCAGGCGATGCTCGTCGCCGAGCTCGTGGTGGGGGCCTTCCAGAAGGGTCTGTCGGTTTCCGGGCTCACCACGCCCCTGCTGCTGCTCGCCGGAGTGGCGGCGGGGCGGGGGCTGGTCGCCTGGCTGACCGAGCTCGCCGCCCACCGGGCGAGCGCGGCGGTCAAGTCCGAGCTGCGCGGGCGGCTGCTCCGGCACGCGGCCCGGCTCGGCCCGGGATGGCTGAGCGGGCAGAAGGCCGGTTCGCTGGCCGCGCTCGCGACGCGGGGCGTGGACGCGCTGGACGACTACTTCGCCCGCTACCTGCCGCAGCTGGGGCTCGCGGTGGTGGTCCCGGTGGCGGTCCTCGCCCGGATCGTCACCGAGGACTGGGTCTCGGCCGCGATCATCGTGGTGACGCTGCCGCTCATCCCCGTCTTCATGATCCTGATCGGCTGGTACACCCAGGCCCGGATGGACCGTCAGTGGAAGCTGCTGTCCCGCCTGTCGGGACACTTCCTCGACGTGGTGGCCGGGCTGCCCACGCTCAAGGTCTTCGGCCGGGCCAAGGCCCAGGCCGAGAACATCCGGTCGATCACCGCCGACTACCGGCGGGCGACCATGCGGACGCTGCGGATCGCGTTCCTCTCCTCCTTCGCCCTCGAACTGCTCGCCACCCTCTCGGTGGCCCTGGTCGCCGTCACCATCGGCATGCGGCTGGTCCACGGGGACCTCGACCTGTACACCGGCCTGGTCATCCTGATCCTGGCGCCGGAGGCCTATCTGCCGCTGCGGCAGGTGGGGGCGCAGTACCACGCGGCGGCCGAGGGACTCGCCGCCGCCGAGGAGATCTTCGAGGTCCTGGAGAGCCCGGTGCCGGACGCCGGTACGGGGCCGGTGCCCGCTTCCGTACGGCTGGAGCTCGACCGGGTGACGGTGCGTCACGCGGGGCGCGCGGAGCCCTCACTGGACGCCGCCTCGCTGACCGTGGCGCCCGGCGAGACGGTGGCCCTGGTGGGGCCGAGCGGGGCCGGGAAGTCGACGCTCCTCGACGTGGTCCTCGGCTTCGTGACCCCGGAGGAGGGCGGCTCGGTCCGGGTCGACGGCACCGAGCTGGCCTCCCTGGACCTGGAGGAGTGGCGGTCGCGGATCGCCTGGGTGCCGCAGCGCCCCTACCTGTTCGCCGGGACGATCGCCGAGAACGTGCGCCTGGCCCGGCCGGACGCCCCCGACGAGGCGGTGCGCCGCGCCCTGCGGGACGCGGGCGCCGAGGAGTTCGTCGCCGAGCTGCCCGAGGGCACGGAGACCCTGCTCGGCGAGGACGGCGCCGGCCTGTCCGCCGGACAGCGCCAGCGCCTCGCCCTCGCCCGGGCGTTCCTGGCCGACCGGCCGCTGCTGCTCCTGGACGAGCCGACGGCCGCGCTGGACGGCGCGACCGAGGCCGCCGTCGTGGACGCCGTCCGCCGCCTCGCCGAGGGCCGTACGGTCCTGCTCGTCGTGCACCGGCCGGCACTGCTCGCGGTCGCGGACCGGGTGGTGCGGATCGAGGGCGCCCCGGCCGCCGACGAGGCCGCCGCCCCGGACTCCCCCGTCGCGGCGGCCCGCCTCACCGACGACCTGGGCGAGCCGTTCCCGTCGCGCGCGGGCGACGCGGCCGAAGAGGACGCGCCCGGGGGCCGCGAGCCCGGGGGCGCCGACGGCTCCCCCGCGCGCTCGGTCCTCGGGCGGGTCCGGGCCATGGCCGGGGAGCTGCGGGGCCGCATGGCGCTCGCGCTGCTGCTCGGCAGCCTGGCGCTCGGCTCCGCCGTCGGGCTCATGGCCGTCTCCGGCTGGCTCATCTCCCGGGCCTCCGAACAGCCGCCCGTGCTCTATCTGATGGTCGCCGTCACCGCGACCCGGGCCTTCGGCATCGGGCGGGCCGTGTTCCGCTACGCCGAGCGGATCGTCTCGCACGACGCCGTGCTGCGGATGCTCGCCGACCTGCGGGTGGCCGTCTACCGGCGCCTGGAGCGGATCGCCCCCGCCGGACTGCGCCGCACGCGAGGCGGCGACCTGCTCGCCCGGCTCGTCCAGGACGTCGACGCCCTCCAGGACTACTGGCTGCGCTGGCTGCTGCCGGCGGGCGCCGCCCTGGTCGTCGGCGCCGGTTCGGTCGGATTCACCGCCTGGCTGCTGCCCGAGGCCGGCGCCGTGCTCGCCGCGGGCCTTCTGCTCGCCGGAGTGGGCGTCCCGCTGATCGGCGGCGCGCTCGCCCGCCGGGCCGAACGGCAGCTCGCGCCCGCCCGCGGCACGCTCACCACCGCCGTGGTCGACCTGCTGCGGGGCTGCGCCGAACTCACCGTCGCCGGAGCCCTCAAGGACCGCGTGGAGCGGGCCGGCGCGGCCGACCGCACGCTGACCGGCATCTCCTCCCGCCAGTCCGCCGCCACCGCGCTCAGCGCCGGACTGTCCGCCCTGATCTGCGGCCTCACCGTCGCCGGGGCCGCGCTCGTGGGCGTCCAGGCGGTACGCGACGGGCGGCTGGAGGGGGTCGCGCTCGCCGTCGTCGTGCTCACCCCGCTCGCCGCCTTCGAGGCCGTCACCGGGCTGCCGCTGGCCGTTCAGTACCGCCAGCGGGTGCGGCGCAGCGCCGAGCGGGTCTTCGACGTGCTCGACGCCCCCGTGCCCGTACACGAGCCGGAGGTCCCCGCGGCGCCGCCGGCCGACCCCTTCCCGCTGGAGCTCGCCGGGCTCACCGCCCGGCACGCCGGACAGGACAGGCCCGCGCTGGACGCCTTCGCGCTCACCCTGGAGGCCGGCCGGCGGGTGGCCGTGGTCGGCGCCTCCGGCTCCGGCAAGACCACGCTGGCACAGGTCCTGCTGCGCTTCCTGGACGCGGAGTCCGGCACGTACCGGCTCGGCGGCACCGAGGCGGACGCCCTCGACGGGGACGAGGTCCGGCGCTTCGTCGGCCTGTGCGCCCAGGACGCCCACATCTTCGACAGCACCATCCGGGAGAACCTGCGGCTCGCCAGGACCGGCGCGTCCGACGACGAGCTGCGCGGCGCGCTCGGCCGGGCCCGGCTCCTGGAGTGGGTGGACGGGCTCCCGGACGGGCTCGACACCCTGGTGGGCGAGCACGGCTCACGGCTCTCCGGCGGGCAGCGACAGCGCCTCGCGCTCGCCCGGGCGCTCCTCGCCGACTTCCCCGTCCTCGTCCTGGACGAGCCGGCCGAGCACCTGGACCTGGCCACCGCCGACGCGCTCACCGACGACCTGCTCCGGGAGACCGAGGGCCGCACGACCGTCCTGATCACCCATCGCCTGCACGGCCTCGAAGCCGTCGACGAGGTCCTCGTCCTGGACCGGGGCCGGACCGTGCAGCGCGGGGCGTACGCGGAACTGGCGGCGGCCGACGGACCGCTGCGGCGGATGCTGGAGCGGGAGCGGGAGAGCGATCTGCTGCCGGTCTCCGGCCACACCCCGACTTTTCTTGCCAAATAG
- a CDS encoding GAF domain-containing sensor histidine kinase gives MTAAVPDAPDPLEAATQATRSLHGLSTELTARVPQLLEAMRSVGTGLELHSTLDRICETAAELADARYAAIGVVDEEGKGLSDFVTYGVGDDVARRIGHRPDGHAGLLGALIRDPQTIRLADLSADPRAAGFPPGHPPMHSFLGVPIRVQGEIFGNLYLAEKNGGGEFNDYDVHMVRVLATEAGIAIGNARLYEAARQRERWIDGSVAVTTALLSGGDADDALTVVAEQARRLADAAAGIVLLPAEEGGLEIVAASSPHPTKSLGVVIPPESPVVERLMEGEAVFVADASSDVRMVHRLSAQYGPAMLLPLQSGGRVLGALATPRARGARQFTEAERTLATQFASQAALALMMAEAQRDRERLAVYEDRDRIARDLHDLVIQRLFATGMMLESAQRRSVVPAVQEGVGKAVDELDVTIQEIRTAIFALQQGPAEAPSGLRTRVLREINMAAVPLGFKPSHRFLGAIDATVGELTGKNLIAALREALSNAFRHAGASRIEVVVDAGVTLPDGTPGVRLSVADDGVGIPEGGRRSGLRNLARRAESLGGASWCGPGIGEDDGGTTVVWEAPL, from the coding sequence ATGACCGCCGCCGTGCCCGACGCCCCGGACCCGCTCGAAGCCGCGACCCAGGCCACGCGCAGCCTGCACGGCCTCTCCACGGAGCTCACCGCCCGCGTGCCCCAGCTCCTGGAGGCCATGCGCTCCGTCGGCACCGGCCTCGAACTGCACTCCACGCTCGACCGGATCTGCGAGACCGCGGCCGAGCTGGCCGACGCCCGCTACGCCGCGATCGGTGTGGTCGACGAGGAGGGCAAGGGGCTCTCCGACTTCGTCACCTACGGCGTCGGGGACGACGTGGCCCGCCGGATCGGGCACCGCCCCGACGGGCACGCCGGGCTGCTCGGCGCGCTCATCCGGGACCCCCAGACGATCCGGCTCGCCGATCTGTCCGCCGATCCACGCGCGGCCGGATTCCCGCCGGGACACCCCCCGATGCACTCCTTCCTCGGCGTCCCGATCCGGGTGCAGGGCGAGATCTTCGGCAACCTCTACCTCGCCGAGAAGAACGGCGGCGGCGAGTTCAACGACTACGACGTCCACATGGTCCGGGTGCTCGCCACCGAGGCCGGGATCGCGATCGGCAACGCGCGCCTGTACGAGGCGGCCCGGCAGCGCGAGCGCTGGATCGACGGCTCGGTCGCCGTCACCACCGCGCTGCTCTCCGGCGGCGACGCGGACGACGCCCTCACCGTCGTCGCCGAGCAGGCCCGCCGGCTCGCCGACGCGGCCGCCGGGATCGTGCTGCTGCCCGCCGAGGAGGGCGGCCTGGAGATCGTCGCGGCCTCCTCGCCGCACCCCACCAAGTCGCTCGGGGTGGTGATCCCGCCCGAGAGCCCCGTCGTGGAGCGGCTGATGGAGGGCGAGGCGGTGTTCGTCGCCGACGCCTCCAGCGACGTACGGATGGTGCACCGGCTCTCCGCCCAGTACGGGCCCGCGATGCTGCTGCCGCTGCAGAGCGGCGGCCGGGTCCTGGGCGCGCTCGCCACCCCGCGGGCCCGGGGCGCCCGGCAGTTCACGGAGGCCGAGCGGACCCTGGCCACCCAGTTCGCCTCACAGGCGGCGCTCGCCCTGATGATGGCGGAGGCGCAGCGGGACCGGGAGCGGCTCGCGGTCTACGAGGACCGCGACCGGATCGCCCGTGACCTGCACGACCTGGTCATCCAGCGGCTCTTCGCCACCGGGATGATGCTGGAGAGCGCCCAGCGGAGGTCGGTCGTGCCGGCCGTGCAGGAGGGCGTCGGCAAGGCGGTGGACGAGCTGGACGTGACCATCCAGGAGATCCGTACCGCGATCTTCGCGCTCCAGCAGGGGCCGGCCGAGGCCCCCTCGGGGCTGCGCACCCGGGTGCTGCGGGAGATCAACATGGCGGCCGTGCCGCTGGGCTTCAAGCCCTCCCACCGCTTCCTCGGCGCGATCGACGCCACGGTCGGCGAGCTCACCGGCAAGAACCTCATCGCCGCCCTGCGCGAGGCCCTGTCGAACGCGTTCCGGCATGCGGGGGCGAGCCGGATCGAGGTGGTCGTGGACGCCGGCGTCACCCTCCCCGACGGCACCCCCGGGGTACGGCTCTCGGTCGCGGACGACGGCGTGGGCATCCCCGAGGGCGGCCGGCGCAGCGGCCTGCGCAACCTGGCCCGGCGGGCCGAGTCGCTGGGCGGGGCGAGCTGGTGCGGCCCGGGCATCGGGGAGGACGACGGCGGTACGACGGTGGTGTGGGAGGCCCCGCTGTAG
- a CDS encoding Cof-type HAD-IIB family hydrolase codes for MTSPHLARPEAPAPRLIATDLDGTLLRDDKSVSERTVAALAAAERAGIEVFFVTGRPARWMDVVSDHVHGHGLAICANGAAVVDLHAGGTFLEVRPLERPVALDVVHALRAAAPGTSFAVELTTGIHYEPDYPPFHLDPGATVATAEKLLFEEAPGAAAPVLKLLAQHPELDPDAFLAAAREAAGDLASITRSSPTALIEISGLGVSKASTLAHCCAERGITAQEVVAFGDMPNDIEMLSWAGRSYAMDNAHPEVITAASGRTVGNNEDGVAVIIEQLVAEALAKR; via the coding sequence GTGACCTCACCCCATCTCGCGCGCCCCGAAGCCCCGGCCCCCCGGCTGATCGCCACCGACCTCGACGGCACCCTGCTGCGGGACGACAAGTCCGTCTCGGAACGCACCGTCGCGGCCCTCGCCGCCGCCGAGCGCGCGGGCATCGAGGTCTTCTTCGTCACCGGACGCCCCGCCCGCTGGATGGACGTCGTCAGCGACCACGTCCACGGCCACGGCCTCGCCATCTGCGCCAACGGCGCCGCCGTCGTGGACCTGCACGCGGGCGGCACGTTCCTGGAGGTCAGGCCGCTGGAGCGGCCCGTCGCCCTGGACGTCGTCCACGCCCTGCGGGCCGCCGCGCCCGGCACCTCCTTCGCGGTCGAGCTCACCACCGGGATCCACTACGAGCCCGACTACCCGCCGTTCCACCTCGACCCCGGCGCCACCGTCGCCACCGCCGAGAAGCTGTTGTTCGAGGAGGCCCCCGGGGCCGCCGCGCCCGTGCTCAAGCTGCTCGCCCAGCACCCCGAGCTCGACCCCGACGCCTTCCTCGCCGCGGCCCGCGAGGCCGCCGGCGACCTGGCCTCGATCACCCGCTCCAGCCCCACCGCCCTCATCGAGATCAGCGGCCTCGGCGTCTCCAAGGCCTCCACCCTCGCGCACTGCTGCGCCGAGCGCGGCATCACCGCGCAGGAGGTCGTGGCCTTCGGCGACATGCCGAACGACATCGAGATGCTCAGCTGGGCGGGCCGCTCCTACGCGATGGACAACGCCCACCCGGAGGTGATCACCGCCGCCTCCGGGCGCACCGTCGGCAACAACGAGGACGGCGTCGCCGTGATCATCGAGCAGCTCGTCGCGGAGGCCCTGGCGAAGCGCTAG
- a CDS encoding RNA polymerase sigma factor, producing the protein MFEEGELERLVTAAQAGDPGAMEYLLAKLRPVVLRRCSRFLPHHADAEEAAQDALLSISTHLGEYGGHGSFLGWVTVIASNAARSTYRSMRRRAEDSHADLPESVDPRTTSVIAGSRLDLMEALAALEQQHPTLVESFVLRDLGDLPYAQVAEQLGAPLGTIKDRIHQARRFMRERLVTGP; encoded by the coding sequence GTGTTCGAGGAAGGCGAGCTGGAACGGCTCGTGACGGCCGCTCAGGCGGGGGACCCGGGTGCGATGGAGTACCTGCTGGCCAAGCTGCGGCCGGTGGTGCTGCGCCGCTGCTCGCGCTTCCTGCCCCACCACGCCGACGCGGAGGAGGCCGCACAGGACGCACTGCTGTCCATCAGCACGCACCTGGGCGAGTACGGCGGCCACGGCTCCTTCCTGGGCTGGGTCACGGTGATCGCCTCGAACGCCGCCCGGTCCACCTACCGCTCGATGCGCCGGCGCGCCGAGGACAGCCACGCCGACCTCCCCGAGTCCGTCGACCCGCGCACCACCAGCGTCATCGCCGGGAGCCGGCTCGACCTGATGGAGGCCTTGGCCGCGCTGGAGCAGCAGCACCCCACCCTGGTGGAGTCCTTCGTGCTGCGCGACCTGGGCGACCTGCCCTACGCCCAGGTGGCCGAGCAGCTGGGCGCCCCGCTGGGCACGATCAAGGACCGTATCCACCAGGCCCGCCGCTTCATGCGCGAGCGCCTGGTCACCGGTCCGTGA